From a region of the Petrotoga sp. 9PWA.NaAc.5.4 genome:
- a CDS encoding substrate-binding domain-containing protein, giving the protein MKKTKQSIIKEYILDQMKSGDLKKGDKLLSENQLAEYFSVSRQTVRKALFELEKEGYLLTRRGSGTYVKSVKKDKENIGILTQSLTDYIFPFIVMGTEEKLKNTRYKSFIGNAKNDPILEKEILERWVDQGVKGLIVDPVVSATKQANTNLLKEISKDIPTIIINSDLDIPHAGTLVLNDYECGAFAAEKYIELGHKRLAVIYKAVHKAAVERAEGFIDKVKENKKLILYEIPFHSQETSDTVLNLILSLLSLPKDNIPTAIFCSNDLVAMQVVIASKKLRLEIPKDISLIGFDDADFAQALELSTFRHPKQQFGEKAAQMLLKMIEDNNNGKAEKVVEKAEFIERNSLLKRN; this is encoded by the coding sequence TTGAAGAAGACTAAGCAGTCTATTATAAAAGAATATATCTTAGACCAAATGAAAAGCGGAGATTTAAAAAAAGGAGATAAATTACTTTCAGAAAATCAACTTGCCGAATATTTTTCTGTCAGTAGACAAACTGTTAGAAAGGCATTATTTGAATTAGAAAAAGAAGGATATTTGCTAACCAGAAGGGGAAGCGGTACATACGTTAAATCTGTAAAAAAGGACAAAGAGAATATTGGCATACTGACACAGTCTCTAACTGATTATATATTTCCATTCATTGTTATGGGAACAGAAGAAAAACTAAAAAATACGAGGTATAAGTCATTTATTGGGAACGCTAAAAATGATCCCATTTTGGAAAAAGAAATACTGGAAAGGTGGGTAGATCAAGGAGTAAAAGGATTAATAGTAGATCCGGTTGTAAGTGCTACAAAACAAGCAAACACAAACCTTTTAAAGGAAATAAGCAAAGATATACCAACAATAATAATTAACAGTGATCTTGACATTCCACATGCTGGAACTCTTGTTTTAAATGATTACGAATGTGGAGCTTTTGCAGCAGAAAAGTATATAGAACTTGGCCATAAAAGGTTAGCAGTCATATATAAGGCTGTTCATAAGGCCGCTGTAGAAAGAGCGGAAGGATTTATAGACAAAGTCAAAGAAAATAAAAAATTGATCCTGTATGAAATACCTTTTCATAGTCAAGAGACTTCAGATACCGTTTTAAATTTAATACTTTCACTTCTCAGTTTACCAAAAGATAACATTCCTACAGCTATCTTTTGTTCTAACGATCTTGTAGCAATGCAAGTAGTGATCGCATCAAAAAAATTAAGATTGGAGATACCTAAAGATATTTCTCTAATAGGATTCGATGATGCGGATTTTGCGCAAGCTTTAGAATTATCTACTTTTAGACATCCCAAACAGCAGTTTGGAGAAAAAGCTGCACAAATGTTGTTAAAAATGATAGAAGATAATAACAACGGTAAAGCTGAAAAAGTAGTTGAAAAAGCCGAATTTATTGAAAGAAACAGTTTGTTAAAAAGAAATTAA